In the genome of Ferrovibrio terrae, the window AGTCGGAAGGGGGGATCTTCCGGTGCCGGCAACAGCTATGTGCCGTCGCCATGACGGAGATATGGGTACCGGAACGCGATTTGCCAAGGGGTGCGCCTGCGACATTCTCCCACTTTTCCGTGAAGCGAAGCGCGGCATTTTGTCCCGCAGGATACAAACCGCTGGGCTGCAACAACAATTCAGACGGCGCGCGCAAGCCATGCAGCGCGCGCAAATCTGGGGCGCGAAATCAGCAGCGGTGCTGTCGCGCTTCAGGCCGTTGCGGGCTCGGGATTGATCAGGCGATAGCCCAGCCGCGGCTCGGTGAGCAGGAAGCGCGGCGCATCCGGATCTTTCTCCAGCTTGCAGCGCACCTTGCGCGCCAGCACGCGCAACGCCTGGCGCATCTCGGCATTGTCGTTGCCCCAGAGCGTGATCGTCAGCTGCTTGGTGCCGACCGGCTGCCCGCTTTTCTGCGCCAGCATCTTCACGAAGCGCGCTTCCATCGGCGACAGCCGCACCGGGCGGTCTTCCCTGCGCGTGTCGCCGGTGAGGGCGTCGATCACGAAGGGCCCGACGGTGACGATGGTGGTGGCGTTCTTCGCCGCGTTTTCCTGCGCGCGACGCAAGGCGGCTCGCA includes:
- a CDS encoding response regulator transcription factor; this encodes MTEQATILLIEDSMPVRQALKAALEAASYKVIEAPDGEDGLKKAAQAGLIVLDLGLPGISGFEVLETLRKTSAQPVIVLSGQEEVDAKIRALDLGADDYVTKPFDAGELLARVRAALRRAQENAAKNATTIVTVGPFVIDALTGDTRREDRPVRLSPMEARFVKMLAQKSGQPVGTKQLTITLWGNDNAEMRQALRVLARKVRCKLEKDPDAPRFLLTEPRLGYRLINPEPATA